The proteins below come from a single Prolixibacter sp. NT017 genomic window:
- a CDS encoding mevalonate kinase — protein sequence MKRFPAKILLFGEYSIITGSKGLALPFNLYGGQLAFPVGKMSPAEKEAAHISNQHLAELLGFLEKNAAAPVFLNLTSFRDDLATGLYFQSNIPNQYGVGSSGALTAALYHRYGQDTEEETLPEIRKQMAVIESFYHGTSSGLDPLVSYVQKPVWIESRDKISVEAGWPEKFFDEYAVFLIDSGQQGGTGDLVNWFMEQHQRPGFREVFEEELVSGIDELVDALLHAQTDPVQAVLQRISRFQLDYFRPMIPVEFRKHFRYGLETDDFTLKLCGSGGGGYLLGFTKNRIATEKYFREREISCLFVEMIPESVDGNGFPS from the coding sequence ATGAAGCGTTTCCCGGCAAAAATATTACTATTCGGCGAGTACAGCATTATTACGGGCTCGAAAGGACTGGCGCTTCCGTTTAATCTATACGGTGGTCAGTTAGCCTTTCCTGTCGGGAAAATGAGTCCGGCCGAGAAAGAGGCGGCTCATATTTCCAACCAACATTTGGCGGAATTGCTTGGTTTCCTGGAGAAAAATGCAGCAGCACCGGTCTTCTTAAATTTGACTTCCTTCCGGGATGATTTGGCTACCGGACTTTATTTTCAATCAAATATTCCCAATCAATACGGAGTGGGCAGTTCCGGCGCTTTAACAGCTGCTTTGTATCATCGGTATGGTCAGGATACGGAAGAAGAGACGTTGCCGGAGATACGGAAGCAAATGGCGGTCATCGAGTCGTTTTATCACGGAACCAGCTCTGGACTGGATCCGTTGGTGTCGTACGTACAAAAGCCTGTTTGGATCGAAAGCCGCGATAAAATCAGCGTAGAAGCCGGTTGGCCGGAAAAATTTTTCGATGAATATGCTGTTTTCCTAATTGACAGCGGACAGCAGGGCGGAACCGGCGATTTGGTTAACTGGTTTATGGAACAGCATCAGCGGCCCGGTTTTCGGGAAGTTTTCGAGGAAGAATTAGTAAGCGGTATTGATGAACTGGTAGACGCTCTATTGCATGCTCAAACCGATCCGGTTCAGGCGGTTCTGCAACGCATTTCCCGTTTTCAGCTCGACTATTTTCGTCCCATGATTCCGGTGGAGTTCCGGAAGCATTTCCGGTATGGCCTGGAAACTGATGATTTTACGTTAAAGCTGTGTGGCTCGGGAGGCGGTGGTTATCTGCTTGGTTTTACCAAAAATCGCATTGCAACCGAGAAATATTTCCGGGAAAGGGAAATCAGTTGTCTTTTTGTCGAAATGATTCCCGAAAGTGTGGACGGAAACGGGTTCCCTTCTTAA
- a CDS encoding DUF4861 family protein produces the protein MKINRQKKLIYWPLLSLFLLAGCNSNTVLKKEVHVKNTLDFNRISETVSIPMTKLKDLTAKYSPKDLLVLDPSSGNYLVRQLIDENQDGQPDELLFQVSIKANEEKTYQIIGRENGAEEQPHSKYTTFSRFVPERIDDYAWENDKVAFRTFGPKAQQLTEEHKPGGTLTSGIDLWFKRVKYPIIDEWYAGAVDSVDYYNVDRGEGCDAYHVGSSRGDGGIGVWQDDSLHVSKNFVSYKTIARGPIRTVFELTYAPWSEYRIHETKRISLDLGSNFSKFVVSLKPEKPVPNITIGISMHERKGDVKLEPKEGWFRQWEKGADSFVGEGVVVNPARVDSAFTHISPTPDQSQIMVVTQPNDSVLTYYAGFAWVKSGQVKSVEGWDAMLQKQAERILHPLEVTIQ, from the coding sequence ATGAAAATCAATCGACAAAAAAAACTGATTTACTGGCCGCTACTCTCTCTGTTCCTGTTAGCAGGTTGCAACTCAAACACGGTCCTCAAAAAAGAAGTTCACGTGAAGAATACGCTGGATTTCAACCGCATTTCGGAAACGGTATCCATTCCCATGACGAAACTAAAAGATTTAACGGCTAAGTATTCGCCGAAAGATCTTTTGGTGCTGGATCCGTCGAGCGGAAATTACCTGGTTCGGCAGCTGATTGACGAAAACCAGGATGGTCAACCCGACGAACTGCTTTTCCAGGTGAGCATCAAAGCCAACGAAGAAAAAACGTACCAGATTATTGGCAGAGAAAACGGTGCCGAAGAACAACCACACAGCAAATACACGACCTTCTCCAGGTTCGTTCCCGAACGAATTGATGACTACGCCTGGGAGAACGATAAAGTAGCTTTCCGGACATTTGGCCCAAAAGCACAGCAACTTACCGAAGAACACAAGCCCGGCGGCACACTGACCAGTGGCATCGACCTTTGGTTCAAGCGAGTTAAATACCCGATTATTGATGAATGGTACGCAGGCGCCGTCGATAGTGTCGATTACTATAACGTTGATCGTGGAGAAGGATGCGATGCCTACCATGTTGGCTCGAGTCGCGGCGATGGGGGTATTGGCGTTTGGCAAGATGATAGCCTGCATGTTTCGAAAAATTTTGTCAGCTACAAGACCATTGCCCGGGGACCAATTCGTACCGTTTTTGAGTTGACCTATGCACCGTGGAGTGAATACAGGATTCACGAAACAAAACGAATTTCACTCGATTTGGGCTCGAACTTCTCCAAATTTGTTGTATCGCTGAAACCCGAAAAACCAGTTCCCAATATCACCATCGGTATCTCGATGCACGAGCGCAAAGGAGATGTCAAACTGGAGCCGAAAGAAGGCTGGTTCCGTCAGTGGGAAAAAGGAGCCGACTCCTTTGTCGGCGAAGGTGTCGTGGTTAATCCGGCTCGCGTGGACAGCGCCTTTACCCACATCTCACCAACCCCGGACCAAAGTCAGATTATGGTCGTTACGCAGCCTAACGATTCGGTACTTACTTACTATGCCGGGTTTGCATGGGTGAAAAGCGGACAGGTAAAGTCGGTTGAAGGCTGGGACGCTATGCTACAAAAACAGGCTGAACGCATTCTGCATCCACTGGAAGTGACAATTCAGTAA
- a CDS encoding DUF6261 family protein: MIEIALSGLKNNVLFTLCKRIYELILSVKTEEMGIDFYFGRFEEAYAEYKAAMEKSVLSAAEIAEKDSFRDRMWSALRIHVKNYLRHPLLGAKATPILNEIDKYGKQVVKQSYEAESAIIHNLTETLESGFTDDLAAMHADEWLSLLKDANTDFETTLRAYNAQKSNADEVDAATSVRPGLEEALRKLLTFLPMQAEVTGNSGLNELVKQLEVEVSRF, translated from the coding sequence ATGATTGAAATTGCATTATCCGGTTTGAAGAACAATGTCCTGTTTACCTTGTGTAAACGGATTTATGAATTGATTTTATCGGTGAAAACCGAAGAAATGGGTATCGACTTTTACTTTGGCCGCTTTGAGGAAGCTTATGCCGAATACAAAGCCGCAATGGAAAAGTCGGTGCTAAGTGCTGCCGAGATTGCGGAAAAAGACAGTTTCCGCGACCGGATGTGGTCGGCCCTGCGTATTCATGTGAAGAACTACCTGCGGCACCCGTTACTGGGGGCAAAGGCAACACCCATTTTGAACGAGATTGATAAGTACGGGAAGCAGGTCGTTAAGCAGAGCTATGAAGCGGAGTCGGCTATTATCCATAATTTAACCGAGACGCTCGAATCGGGGTTTACCGACGATTTAGCTGCCATGCACGCCGATGAATGGCTGTCGTTGCTGAAGGATGCCAACACCGATTTCGAAACCACGCTGCGGGCTTATAACGCACAAAAATCGAATGCCGATGAGGTGGATGCTGCCACATCGGTCCGTCCCGGGCTGGAGGAAGCCCTGCGCAAACTGCTCACCTTTCTGCCGATGCAGGCCGAAGTAACCGGGAACAGCGGTTTGAACGAACTGGTGAAACAACTGGAAGTGGAAGTTAGCCGGTTTTAA
- a CDS encoding sialate O-acetylesterase, whose protein sequence is MKRILFLLFVIIPAFTFAQPTLKLPNILSDHAVLQASSNVKLWGWGHSTVPVKIVCSWNPSDTITTMPKKDWTWETTVKTPKAGGPYTISFTSGKKQITIHDILTGEVWLCSGQSNMEFNYSWGSIDSVDVKKTANREIRFFQPSHSYADYPQGNTDGEWKVCDAASMPNFSLVGYFFGRKLNAQLHKPVGLIGSYWGGSCVQAWTPEEAYKGNSQLLREAEDLPAVSWSPVAPTVIYNAMIHPILNYKIAGTIWYQGEQNTDRPQYYGDLFKAMITSWRKEFRNDFPFYFVQIAPWSGYGGLSGAIVREQQASALSLPKTGMVTVGDLVDDVTNIHPKSKKPVGDRLANLALKEVYGFDKLQPYQPQFASMNIKGNKAFITVKSIGKLTVKGRTIESFQVAGSDQHFYPAQAKLKKDGTIEVFSKQVKHPVAVRYCYTNGGMPNLFDTNGLPLEPFRTDNWKVK, encoded by the coding sequence ATGAAACGCATTCTTTTTCTCCTCTTCGTAATTATTCCTGCATTCACGTTCGCTCAACCCACATTAAAGCTCCCGAATATTTTGAGTGACCATGCGGTACTGCAGGCTTCATCCAATGTAAAACTGTGGGGTTGGGGACATAGCACCGTTCCGGTGAAGATTGTTTGCAGCTGGAATCCGTCCGATACCATTACCACCATGCCGAAGAAAGACTGGACCTGGGAAACAACCGTGAAAACACCCAAGGCTGGCGGCCCGTACACGATTTCCTTCACCAGTGGCAAAAAGCAAATTACCATCCACGATATTCTGACCGGCGAAGTTTGGCTCTGTTCAGGCCAGTCGAACATGGAGTTCAACTACAGTTGGGGCTCTATCGACTCCGTGGATGTAAAGAAGACAGCCAACCGCGAAATTCGCTTTTTCCAGCCTTCTCACTCCTATGCCGATTACCCGCAAGGAAATACAGATGGCGAATGGAAAGTATGCGATGCCGCGTCGATGCCCAACTTCAGCCTCGTCGGGTATTTCTTCGGGCGAAAGCTGAATGCCCAATTGCACAAGCCTGTCGGGCTGATTGGTTCGTACTGGGGCGGCTCCTGCGTGCAGGCGTGGACCCCGGAAGAGGCGTATAAAGGCAACAGCCAGCTCCTGCGCGAAGCAGAAGACCTTCCGGCAGTCAGTTGGTCGCCCGTAGCGCCGACCGTTATTTACAATGCCATGATTCACCCGATTCTCAACTACAAAATTGCCGGAACCATCTGGTACCAGGGCGAGCAGAATACCGACAGGCCGCAGTACTACGGCGACCTGTTCAAAGCGATGATTACCAGCTGGCGGAAAGAATTCCGCAACGATTTCCCGTTCTATTTCGTACAGATTGCTCCGTGGAGCGGTTACGGCGGTTTGAGCGGAGCCATTGTCCGCGAGCAGCAAGCCTCGGCACTGAGCTTGCCCAAAACCGGTATGGTAACGGTTGGCGATTTGGTGGACGATGTGACCAACATTCATCCCAAATCCAAAAAACCGGTTGGCGACCGACTGGCGAACCTGGCCTTGAAAGAAGTGTACGGGTTTGATAAACTGCAACCGTATCAGCCGCAGTTCGCCTCGATGAACATCAAAGGAAACAAGGCTTTCATTACGGTTAAATCGATTGGAAAACTGACCGTGAAGGGGAGAACCATCGAGAGCTTTCAGGTTGCCGGAAGCGACCAGCACTTCTATCCGGCCCAGGCCAAACTGAAGAAAGACGGAACGATTGAAGTGTTTTCGAAGCAAGTAAAACACCCCGTAGCGGTACGTTACTGCTACACCAATGGCGGCATGCCCAATCTGTTCGACACCAACGGCCTTCCGCTGGAACCTTTCCGCACCGATAATTGGAAAGTAAAATAA
- a CDS encoding RagB/SusD family nutrient uptake outer membrane protein: MKKIIYFIVAVVMFTGCNNFLDQKPLTLKTSANFPQTADDAKQMMAGIYTTMNNAQRFADQSYFLVCQIASDDALGGGGMNDVKAQAYENFQYSDPEMLNHAWTEGYTGIYRANYAIENLGNLGTDVISESLNNQYKGEALFLRAWFYYQLATLFGDVPLTTNTEPENLPAATSEQLYGQMASDLKTAIEIMPNVPYDQIEDGRVTRWAAEALMARVYLFYTGFYQKDALPLADGGSVTKQNVIDWLGDCINNSGHHLVADFHELWPYTNSATIGDYKYIQDYMDSTGKSLTYASDNGARNPETMFAEKFSNFSDWGVKRGYSNQYELYFALRGLQPLQNTFPFAGGWGQGNSVPKSLVDEWEADEPNDPRLWASVMNIEKEVVPLGYKRGQWDFVMESNYWGKKYNGIAAKASDGSIKNDYSVVMYGNNDNNQLSHTDDLIFIRYADVLLMMSELTEDAQYMNEVRARADLPPVSYSLQNIQKERRHEFAFEGLRWNDMRRWGPAYAKAALESQVGVPIYNFGEPATQKALSPKGYSQRYDETKGFFPIPQSQVDISEGKLQQVEGYQNGEGLYSGWSN; this comes from the coding sequence ATGAAAAAAATAATATATTTTATCGTTGCTGTGGTGATGTTCACGGGGTGTAATAACTTCCTGGACCAAAAGCCTCTTACCTTAAAAACCTCAGCAAATTTTCCACAAACGGCAGATGATGCCAAACAAATGATGGCTGGTATTTACACCACCATGAATAATGCTCAAAGATTTGCAGACCAAAGCTATTTCCTCGTTTGCCAGATAGCCAGCGACGATGCATTAGGTGGCGGAGGTATGAATGATGTTAAAGCTCAGGCCTATGAAAATTTCCAGTATTCTGACCCTGAAATGCTGAACCATGCATGGACAGAGGGATATACCGGAATTTACCGCGCCAATTATGCAATCGAGAATCTTGGCAACCTTGGTACCGACGTCATCAGCGAAAGCCTGAACAATCAGTATAAAGGTGAAGCTCTGTTTTTGAGAGCCTGGTTTTACTATCAACTGGCTACGCTCTTTGGGGACGTACCGCTTACAACAAATACAGAGCCTGAAAACCTGCCTGCTGCCACAAGCGAACAACTTTACGGGCAAATGGCTTCGGACCTGAAGACCGCCATCGAAATAATGCCTAACGTTCCTTATGACCAGATAGAAGACGGCAGAGTTACGAGATGGGCTGCTGAGGCACTAATGGCCCGGGTTTATTTATTCTATACCGGCTTTTATCAGAAAGATGCGCTGCCTCTTGCTGATGGAGGAAGTGTTACCAAGCAGAATGTGATTGACTGGTTGGGTGATTGTATTAACAACAGTGGGCACCATCTGGTAGCTGACTTCCATGAATTATGGCCCTATACAAATTCTGCCACCATCGGAGACTATAAATATATTCAGGACTACATGGACTCAACAGGAAAAAGCCTGACCTATGCCAGCGACAATGGTGCCAGGAATCCGGAGACCATGTTTGCCGAGAAATTTTCCAACTTTTCCGATTGGGGAGTCAAAAGAGGATACTCCAACCAGTACGAGTTATATTTTGCTTTAAGAGGTCTGCAACCTCTGCAAAATACCTTCCCTTTCGCCGGTGGTTGGGGACAGGGAAATTCTGTTCCGAAATCACTGGTTGACGAGTGGGAAGCTGATGAACCCAATGACCCCAGATTGTGGGCCTCCGTTATGAATATTGAAAAAGAAGTGGTTCCGTTAGGTTACAAAAGAGGTCAATGGGATTTTGTAATGGAAAGTAACTACTGGGGGAAGAAGTACAACGGCATTGCTGCCAAAGCTTCTGACGGAAGTATCAAAAACGACTACAGCGTCGTAATGTATGGCAATAACGACAATAACCAGCTCTCTCATACCGATGACTTGATCTTCATCCGCTATGCCGACGTTCTTCTAATGATGTCGGAGCTAACGGAAGATGCTCAGTACATGAATGAGGTCAGGGCACGTGCCGATCTGCCACCAGTTTCTTACTCACTTCAGAACATTCAGAAAGAACGCCGTCACGAGTTTGCATTTGAAGGACTAAGATGGAATGATATGAGAAGATGGGGACCCGCTTATGCAAAAGCTGCGCTCGAGAGCCAGGTTGGCGTTCCAATCTATAACTTTGGTGAACCGGCTACCCAAAAAGCGCTTAGCCCCAAAGGCTATAGCCAACGCTATGACGAAACAAAAGGCTTCTTCCCGATACCGCAATCGCAGGTAGATATTTCGGAAGGCAAATTACAGCAAGTTGAAGGTTATCAGAATGGCGAAGGACTGTACTCCGGCTGGAGTAATTAG